In a single window of the Blattabacterium cuenoti genome:
- a CDS encoding co-chaperone GroES produces MVEVKIKPLADRVLVQPDPAETKTSSGIIIPDTAKEKPQKGTIIAVGKGKKDEPMILKEGDRVLYGKYSGTELKWEGEEYLIMRESDIIAII; encoded by the coding sequence ATGGTGGAAGTAAAGATTAAACCTTTAGCAGATCGTGTTCTTGTCCAACCTGATCCTGCTGAAACAAAAACATCTTCAGGTATTATTATTCCTGATACAGCGAAAGAAAAACCACAGAAAGGGACTATAATAGCAGTAGGTAAAGGAAAAAAAGATGAACCTATGATTTTAAAAGAAGGTGATAGAGTTTTGTATGGTAAATATTCCGGTACAGAATTAAAATGGGAAGGAGAAGAATATCTCATTATGCGTGAATCCGATATTATAGCTATCATATGA
- a CDS encoding KdsC family phosphatase: MNNINTFIFDVDGVLTDSTLNLLPDGNLVRQMFAKDGYAMQLAKKKGYNLCIITRGSDLMVFRRLRGLNIRYIYQGVDNKKKYLDEYCNILNIKKKKILYMGDDIPDIEIMKSVALPCSPIDAVQEVKDISKYISPKKGGRGCVRDVIEQTLKIQKNWF, encoded by the coding sequence ATGAATAATATTAATACTTTCATATTTGATGTAGATGGAGTATTGACAGATTCTACTTTAAATTTATTACCAGATGGTAATTTGGTTAGACAAATGTTCGCTAAAGATGGATATGCAATGCAATTAGCAAAAAAAAAAGGATATAATTTATGTATCATAACAAGAGGATCCGATTTGATGGTTTTTAGACGTTTGAGAGGTTTGAATATTCGTTATATTTATCAAGGAGTAGATAATAAAAAAAAGTATTTAGATGAATATTGCAACATATTGAATATTAAGAAAAAAAAAATTTTATATATGGGTGATGATATTCCTGATATTGAAATTATGAAATCTGTAGCTTTACCTTGTTCTCCAATAGATGCGGTTCAAGAAGTTAAAGATATATCAAAATATATTTCTCCAAAAAAAGGAGGAAGAGGATGTGTAAGAGATGTTATTGAACAAACTTTAAAAATTCAAAAAAACTGGTTCTAG
- the pncB gene encoding nicotinate phosphoribosyltransferase yields MNNFSIISSLLDNDFYKFTMQNAIIKLFPLAKAKYEFINRGKHTFPKNFAHILKENLNKMAYLKLSSAERIYLEKNCPYLDSSYLDFLKKYQYNPKEVNIFQKGENIQMQIEGLWSSTILWEVPLMAIISELYYKLTGAKKISEKKITSITKEKLKEYKKLHVKIGEYGTRRRFSYKVHKLVLKTLKEEGEPFFIGSSNVHLSHIFSIKPIGTQGHEWIMFHAAKYGFNIADRIAMENWLNIYRGNLEIALSDTYTTPIFLKNFNKKLSNIFKGIRHDSGDPIFFAKEAIKHYKKFKINPIRKKIIFSDNLDPYKVAYISSFCKNKINACFGIGTNFTNDVGFPSMNIVIKMVKAFPKKKWISVVKLSNVKEKSTGKKNMILLAKKILHI; encoded by the coding sequence ATGAATAATTTTTCTATTATATCATCATTATTGGATAATGATTTTTATAAATTTACAATGCAAAATGCCATTATTAAATTATTTCCATTAGCAAAAGCTAAATATGAATTTATAAATAGAGGTAAACACACTTTTCCTAAAAACTTTGCTCACATTTTGAAAGAAAACTTAAATAAAATGGCTTATTTAAAACTATCAAGTGCAGAAAGAATTTATTTAGAAAAAAATTGTCCTTATTTAGATTCTTCTTATTTAGATTTTCTAAAAAAATACCAATATAATCCAAAAGAAGTAAACATTTTTCAAAAAGGAGAAAATATACAAATGCAGATAGAAGGATTATGGAGTAGTACTATATTATGGGAAGTACCTCTCATGGCTATTATATCCGAATTATATTATAAATTAACAGGAGCGAAAAAAATATCAGAAAAAAAAATAACAAGTATAACAAAAGAAAAATTAAAAGAATATAAAAAATTACATGTTAAGATTGGAGAATATGGAACAAGAAGAAGATTTTCTTATAAAGTACACAAACTGGTATTAAAAACATTAAAAGAAGAAGGAGAGCCTTTTTTTATAGGAAGCAGTAATGTTCATCTTTCTCATATATTTTCTATAAAACCAATAGGAACTCAAGGACATGAATGGATAATGTTTCATGCTGCAAAATATGGATTTAACATAGCAGATCGTATAGCTATGGAAAACTGGCTTAATATTTATCGAGGTAATTTAGAAATAGCTTTATCTGATACATATACTACACCCATCTTTTTAAAAAATTTTAATAAAAAACTTTCAAATATTTTTAAAGGTATAAGACATGATAGTGGAGATCCTATTTTTTTTGCTAAAGAGGCTATAAAACATTATAAAAAATTTAAAATAAATCCTATAAGAAAAAAAATTATATTTTCTGATAATCTTGATCCATATAAAGTCGCTTATATTTCTTCTTTTTGTAAAAATAAAATAAATGCTTGTTTCGGAATCGGAACTAATTTCACTAATGATGTAGGTTTTCCTTCTATGAACATAGTTATAAAAATGGTAAAAGCCTTTCCCAAAAAAAAATGGATATCAGTGGTAAAACTTTCTAATGTTAAAGAAAAATCTACTGGAAAAAAAAATATGATTCTTTTAGCAAAAAAAATCCTTCACATATAA
- a CDS encoding RNA recognition motif domain-containing protein, which yields MDNTKLYVGNLSYDMTEQELRKYFESIGEVTHVKIIFDETTSSKRSKGFGFIEMSNEENAKQAIEKLNGTEFMGRNIIVSAARPRARKDY from the coding sequence ATGGACAATACGAAACTATACGTAGGTAATTTATCTTATGATATGACAGAACAAGAATTAAGAAAATATTTTGAGTCTATAGGAGAGGTTACTCATGTCAAGATAATTTTTGACGAAACTACATCAAGTAAAAGAAGTAAAGGATTTGGATTCATAGAGATGTCTAATGAAGAAAATGCTAAACAAGCTATAGAAAAATTAAATGGAACAGAGTTCATGGGAAGAAACATTATTGTATCTGCAGCTAGACCAAGAGCAAGAAAAGATTATTAA
- a CDS encoding outer membrane protein assembly factor BamD translates to MVRLLFIITVLFTSFLFEGCFILPEKQSVFSEEEALFYKGKRHSLSSLNFDLDQTKTDIAINNLNQFIEKYPDSSKIKEAYRLLNNLLEKIEKKNYYIANSYFLMRRFQASLIYFQDLITDFPESRFKEKIMYKICVSQYQLSRKKDFVKSYNEYMKNFSYSSNAKKLKVLYKKL, encoded by the coding sequence GTGGTTAGGTTACTTTTTATAATAACCGTATTATTTACTAGTTTTCTTTTTGAAGGATGTTTTATATTACCAGAAAAACAATCCGTTTTCTCAGAAGAAGAGGCTTTATTTTATAAGGGAAAACGTCATTCCCTTTCATCTCTAAACTTTGATTTAGATCAAACAAAAACTGACATTGCAATTAATAATTTAAATCAGTTTATTGAAAAATATCCTGATAGTTCAAAAATTAAAGAAGCTTATAGATTGCTTAATAATTTATTGGAAAAAATAGAAAAAAAGAATTATTACATAGCCAATTCATATTTTTTGATGCGTAGATTTCAAGCTTCTTTGATTTACTTTCAAGATCTTATTACTGACTTTCCAGAAAGCCGTTTTAAAGAGAAAATTATGTATAAAATTTGTGTATCTCAATATCAACTTTCTAGAAAAAAAGATTTTGTAAAATCATATAATGAATACATGAAAAATTTTTCGTATTCTTCTAATGCAAAAAAATTAAAAGTTTTATATAAAAAATTATAA
- the dapA gene encoding 4-hydroxy-tetrahydrodipicolinate synthase: MKKLYGTGVALVTPFKRNGYIDFNGLEKLVKYVTDNNVDYLVALGTTAETATLKEEEKHDVVKCIQSANYKQLPLILGIGGNNTKDIVKKINSIKNLSDFYAILSVSPYYNRPSQEGIYQHFKSIVNCTEADIILYNVPKRTGSNIMPDTVLRLAFDFKNIIGIKEASGNVLQSYKILQHKPEYFNLISGDDFITLPVVLGGGEGVISVIAQGFPNQISDMISLARKNNIKKAFSIFYNIIEIIDLIYEEGNPTGIKTFLSIIGICDPYVRLPLLIGTPSLREKMLHSLNKIK; encoded by the coding sequence ATGAAAAAATTATATGGAACAGGTGTAGCGTTGGTTACTCCTTTTAAAAGAAATGGATATATTGATTTTAATGGACTTGAAAAACTTGTAAAATATGTTACGGATAATAATGTTGATTATCTAGTTGCATTGGGGACAACAGCGGAAACAGCAACCTTAAAAGAGGAAGAGAAACATGATGTCGTAAAATGCATTCAGAGTGCTAACTATAAACAACTTCCTTTAATATTAGGAATAGGAGGAAATAATACGAAAGATATTGTAAAAAAAATAAATAGCATAAAAAACTTATCGGATTTTTATGCTATTCTTTCAGTATCCCCTTATTATAATAGACCTTCTCAAGAAGGAATATATCAACATTTTAAATCAATTGTAAATTGTACAGAAGCAGATATAATCCTTTATAATGTTCCCAAAAGAACAGGATCTAATATTATGCCGGATACTGTTTTACGTTTAGCTTTTGATTTCAAAAATATAATAGGAATAAAAGAGGCTTCTGGAAATGTTTTACAATCTTATAAAATATTGCAACATAAACCAGAATATTTTAACCTGATATCAGGGGATGATTTTATTACTTTACCCGTTGTATTAGGAGGAGGAGAAGGTGTAATTTCTGTAATAGCTCAAGGTTTTCCTAATCAGATTTCTGATATGATATCCTTAGCAAGAAAAAATAATATAAAAAAAGCTTTTTCTATTTTTTATAATATTATTGAAATAATAGATCTTATTTATGAGGAAGGAAATCCTACAGGAATCAAAACATTTTTAAGTATAATAGGAATATGTGATCCATATGTAAGGTTACCTTTATTAATTGGAACTCCATCTTTAAGAGAAAAGATGTTACATTCACTAAATAAAATTAAATAA
- the secG gene encoding preprotein translocase subunit SecG has product MLTLIILIQNPKKESIHQSFMEKNFRFFGVKRTNTFLENVTWFLSIIIFFLTLFFNFLLKSKH; this is encoded by the coding sequence ATGCTTACATTGATAATATTAATACAAAATCCAAAAAAAGAAAGTATTCATCAATCTTTTATGGAAAAAAATTTTAGATTTTTTGGAGTTAAAAGGACAAATACATTTTTAGAAAATGTTACCTGGTTTTTATCTATTATTATATTTTTTTTAACTCTATTTTTCAATTTTTTACTGAAATCAAAACATTGA
- the groL gene encoding chaperonin GroEL (60 kDa chaperone family; promotes refolding of misfolded polypeptides especially under stressful conditions; forms two stacked rings of heptamers to form a barrel-shaped 14mer; ends can be capped by GroES; misfolded proteins enter the barrel where they are refolded when GroES binds), translated as MAKDIKFDIEARDKLKKGVDALANAVKVTLGPKGRNVVLQKSFGGPQVTKDGVTVAKEIELEDPIENLGAQMVKEVASKTNDVAGDGTTTATVLAQAIVREGLKNVAAGANPMDLKRGIDKALEVVILDLRRQSREVGGNTEKIKQVASISANNDEKTGALIADAFEKVGKEGVITVEEAKGTDTSVDIVEGMQFDRGYQSPYFVTNTEKMITEFDQPQILLSDKKIAAMKDLLPILEPVAQSGKPLLIISEEVEGEALATLVVNKIRGTLKVAAIKAPGFGDRRKAMLEDIAILTGGAVISEETGSKLEDVKLHMLGKAERVIIDKDNTTIVNGGGNKKDIRARVDQIKAQIESTTSDYDKEKLQERLAKLAGGVAVLYVGAASEVEMKEKKDRVDDALNATRAAVEEGIVAGGGVALVRAIKSLDNTKGDNSDQDTGIQIVRRSLEEPLRQIVANAGGEGSVVVAKVAEGKGDFGYDAKIGEFKNMIVEGIIDPTKVARVALENAASVSGMLLTTECVVSEIKKDEPNVGPPMPGAGGGGMGGMM; from the coding sequence ATGGCAAAAGATATTAAATTTGATATTGAAGCTAGAGATAAATTAAAAAAAGGAGTAGATGCATTAGCAAATGCTGTGAAAGTTACTTTAGGACCAAAAGGTCGTAACGTTGTGTTACAAAAATCTTTTGGAGGACCTCAAGTTACTAAAGATGGGGTAACAGTTGCTAAAGAAATTGAGTTAGAAGATCCTATAGAAAACCTTGGAGCTCAAATGGTCAAAGAAGTAGCTTCTAAAACTAACGATGTGGCTGGAGATGGAACTACAACCGCTACAGTATTAGCTCAAGCTATTGTTAGAGAAGGATTAAAAAACGTAGCAGCTGGAGCAAATCCAATGGATTTAAAAAGGGGGATAGATAAAGCTTTAGAAGTAGTTATCTTAGATTTAAGAAGACAGTCTAGAGAAGTGGGAGGTAATACAGAAAAAATAAAACAAGTTGCTTCCATTTCCGCAAATAATGATGAAAAAACTGGAGCGTTGATAGCTGATGCTTTTGAAAAAGTAGGAAAAGAAGGTGTTATTACAGTTGAAGAAGCAAAAGGTACAGATACATCTGTAGATATAGTTGAAGGAATGCAGTTTGATAGAGGTTATCAATCACCTTATTTTGTAACAAATACTGAAAAAATGATAACAGAATTTGATCAACCTCAAATTTTATTATCTGATAAAAAAATAGCAGCAATGAAAGATTTGTTGCCTATATTAGAACCTGTAGCTCAATCCGGAAAACCTTTATTAATTATTTCTGAAGAAGTGGAAGGTGAAGCATTAGCTACATTAGTAGTCAATAAAATTAGAGGGACTTTAAAAGTAGCTGCTATCAAAGCTCCTGGATTCGGAGATAGAAGAAAAGCTATGTTAGAAGATATTGCTATTTTAACTGGAGGAGCTGTAATTTCAGAGGAAACAGGAAGTAAATTAGAGGATGTAAAATTACATATGTTAGGAAAAGCAGAAAGAGTTATTATAGATAAAGATAATACTACTATAGTAAATGGAGGAGGAAATAAAAAAGATATTAGAGCACGTGTGGATCAAATTAAAGCTCAAATAGAATCTACTACATCAGATTATGATAAAGAGAAATTACAAGAACGTCTTGCAAAATTAGCTGGCGGTGTAGCTGTGCTTTATGTTGGAGCTGCTTCTGAAGTTGAAATGAAAGAAAAAAAAGATCGTGTAGATGATGCTTTGAATGCTACTAGAGCTGCGGTAGAGGAAGGAATAGTAGCAGGTGGTGGTGTTGCTTTAGTTCGTGCTATTAAATCATTAGATAATACAAAAGGAGATAATTCAGATCAAGATACTGGTATACAAATAGTTAGAAGATCTCTTGAAGAACCTTTACGTCAGATTGTAGCGAATGCAGGGGGAGAAGGCTCTGTAGTTGTAGCTAAAGTAGCAGAAGGAAAAGGAGATTTTGGATATGATGCTAAAATTGGAGAATTTAAAAACATGATAGTAGAAGGAATTATAGATCCAACCAAAGTGGCTAGAGTGGCGTTAGAAAATGCTGCATCTGTGTCAGGAATGTTACTAACCACTGAATGTGTTGTATCAGAAATAAAAAAAGATGAACCAAATGTAGGACCTCCAATGCCGGGAGCTGGAGGAGGAGGAATGGGTGGAATGATGTAA
- a CDS encoding sigma-54 interaction domain-containing protein, producing the protein MESVSIQNIKQKFGIIGYDYALHRALEKAIQVAPTDISVLVLGESGVGKEFIPKIIHQYSSRKHHAYIAVNCGAIPEGTIDSELFGHEKGSFTGATSMRKGYFEGSNGGTIFLDEVGELPLTTQVRLLRILESGEFIKVGSSKIQKTNIRIVAATNLNMIESIQHGKFREDLYYRLNTVQINVPPLRFRKNDIKFLFKKFSNDFAEKYRMPPVTFTEDALKYLEDYSWPGNIRQLKNLTEQISVVETKREISIEKLKEYIPENIPSISFSNPNVHIERSFHDRERDFFYKILFDMKKNFNDLKNITFQLIKNNSNTRFIEENQELMEKVFGKMIYNRDDSIFQLEDSSKSEDDLDYEEVEEDLSKNELSSFSLQKKEIEFIQKALKKNNGKRRKTARELGISERTLYRKIKQYGL; encoded by the coding sequence ATGGAATCCGTTTCTATCCAAAATATAAAACAAAAGTTTGGGATCATTGGATATGATTATGCTTTGCATAGAGCCTTAGAAAAGGCTATACAAGTTGCTCCTACTGATATTTCTGTGCTAGTTCTTGGAGAAAGCGGAGTAGGAAAAGAATTTATACCAAAAATTATTCATCAATATTCTTCTAGAAAACATCATGCTTATATTGCCGTAAATTGTGGAGCTATTCCAGAAGGAACAATTGATAGTGAACTTTTTGGACACGAAAAGGGGTCTTTTACAGGAGCCACAAGCATGCGGAAAGGATATTTTGAAGGTTCTAATGGAGGAACTATTTTTTTAGATGAAGTAGGAGAACTTCCTTTAACTACACAAGTACGTCTTCTTAGAATATTGGAGTCTGGAGAATTTATTAAAGTCGGATCTTCAAAAATTCAAAAAACTAATATACGTATTGTTGCTGCTACTAATTTAAATATGATAGAATCCATACAACATGGAAAATTTAGAGAAGATTTATACTATCGTCTAAATACAGTACAGATTAATGTTCCTCCTTTACGTTTTCGTAAAAATGATATTAAATTTTTATTCAAAAAATTTTCGAATGATTTTGCAGAAAAATATCGTATGCCTCCAGTAACATTTACTGAAGACGCTTTAAAATATTTAGAAGATTATTCTTGGCCTGGTAATATCAGACAATTAAAAAATCTCACAGAACAAATTTCTGTAGTGGAAACTAAACGTGAAATTTCTATAGAAAAATTAAAAGAATATATACCAGAAAATATACCATCAATATCTTTTTCTAATCCAAATGTACATATAGAAAGATCTTTTCATGATAGAGAAAGAGATTTTTTTTATAAAATATTATTTGATATGAAAAAAAATTTTAATGATTTGAAAAATATTACTTTTCAATTAATTAAAAATAATTCAAATACTAGATTTATTGAAGAAAATCAAGAACTTATGGAAAAAGTTTTTGGAAAAATGATTTATAATAGAGACGATTCTATTTTTCAATTAGAAGATTCCTCTAAATCTGAGGATGATTTAGATTATGAAGAAGTAGAAGAGGATTTATCTAAAAATGAATTGTCTTCTTTTTCATTGCAAAAAAAAGAAATTGAATTTATTCAAAAAGCTTTGAAAAAAAATAATGGAAAAAGGAGAAAAACTGCAAGAGAATTAGGGATTTCAGAAAGAACATTATATAGAAAAATTAAACAATATGGTTTATAA
- a CDS encoding DUF3276 family protein yields the protein MDEKENIKERNEICSRTLKTGSRTYFFDARETRAGDYYLTITESKKNFSEKGEITYKKHKIYLYKEDFSKFQSILDDMIRFIINEKGREVISERHQKDFKNHTTYNQEIKDVQKKTSEIKNFTNINFEDI from the coding sequence ATGGACGAAAAAGAAAATATAAAAGAAAGAAATGAAATTTGTTCACGAACTCTAAAAACTGGTAGTCGTACTTATTTCTTTGATGCGAGAGAAACAAGAGCCGGTGATTATTATTTAACTATAACTGAAAGTAAAAAAAATTTTTCCGAAAAAGGAGAAATAACTTATAAAAAACATAAAATTTATTTGTATAAAGAAGATTTTTCAAAATTCCAAAGTATACTTGATGATATGATTCGATTTATTATAAATGAAAAAGGAAGAGAAGTTATTTCGGAACGTCATCAAAAAGATTTTAAGAATCATACTACATACAATCAAGAAATTAAAGATGTACAAAAAAAGACTTCAGAGATAAAAAACTTCACTAATATTAATTTTGAAGATATTTAA
- the miaB gene encoding tRNA (N6-isopentenyl adenosine(37)-C2)-methylthiotransferase MiaB: MKKKIFYIENYGCQMNISDSDLITSILLNNGFILSENLDQANIILLNSCSIREKAELTLKKKLEQLKFLKKNKKILIGIIGCFSTIIKNFFLQEKMVDFFVNPDSYREIPNFIYYSIKGKQYYHTPNKNETYSDISFAKTKQNNNKITTFLSITRGCNNMCTFCIVPFTRGRERSSDPYSIIKESKHLYQNGYKEITLLGQNVDSYLWKEEKESMIQNRENIVDFSKLLDLLAQEIPLMRIRFSTSNPHDMSSKVLEVISKHENICKHIHLPVQSGSNKILKLMNRKYTREKYLFLIRKIRNIIPNCSISHDIMTGFCNENEKDHQETISLMNEIKYNYGYMFSYSPRPGTYAYRKLEDNVPKHIKKRRLKEIIDLQIKHSFYRMQEHLGNVEEVLIEGESKKNKQYWYGRNTQNLIVVFPKKSLNIGDLANVEIIDTTSATLIGRICK; encoded by the coding sequence ATGAAAAAAAAAATTTTTTATATTGAAAATTATGGTTGTCAAATGAACATATCAGATAGTGATCTTATTACTTCTATTTTATTAAATAATGGTTTTATTTTATCTGAAAACTTAGATCAAGCAAACATAATTTTATTAAATTCTTGTTCTATTCGAGAAAAAGCAGAATTAACTTTAAAAAAAAAATTGGAACAATTAAAATTTTTAAAAAAAAATAAAAAAATTTTGATTGGAATTATAGGATGTTTTTCAACAATAATCAAAAATTTCTTTTTACAAGAAAAAATGGTAGATTTTTTTGTAAATCCTGATTCTTATAGAGAAATACCTAATTTTATTTATTATTCTATAAAGGGAAAACAGTATTATCATACTCCTAACAAAAATGAAACTTATTCGGATATTAGTTTTGCAAAAACAAAACAAAATAATAATAAAATAACAACTTTTTTAAGCATAACAAGAGGTTGCAATAATATGTGTACATTTTGTATCGTTCCTTTTACTAGAGGAAGAGAAAGAAGTAGTGATCCATATTCCATAATTAAGGAATCTAAACATTTATATCAGAATGGATATAAAGAAATAACTCTATTAGGACAAAATGTAGATTCTTATCTATGGAAAGAAGAAAAAGAAAGTATGATACAAAATAGAGAAAATATTGTAGATTTTTCCAAACTTTTAGATCTCTTAGCTCAAGAAATTCCCCTGATGAGAATTAGATTTTCTACATCTAATCCTCATGATATGTCCAGTAAGGTATTAGAAGTTATTTCTAAACATGAAAATATATGTAAACACATACATTTACCTGTTCAATCTGGTAGCAACAAAATATTAAAATTAATGAACAGAAAATATACACGAGAAAAATATCTTTTTCTGATTAGAAAAATTAGAAATATTATACCTAATTGTTCTATATCTCATGATATTATGACTGGATTTTGTAATGAAAATGAAAAAGATCATCAAGAAACTATAAGTTTAATGAATGAAATTAAATATAATTATGGATATATGTTTTCTTATTCACCTAGACCTGGAACTTATGCATATAGAAAATTAGAAGATAATGTTCCTAAACATATAAAAAAAAGACGATTAAAAGAAATTATTGATTTACAAATCAAACATTCATTTTATAGAATGCAAGAGCATTTGGGAAATGTAGAAGAAGTATTAATTGAGGGTGAATCAAAAAAAAATAAACAATATTGGTACGGAAGAAATACACAAAATCTAATTGTAGTTTTTCCTAAAAAAAGCCTAAATATAGGAGATTTAGCTAATGTAGAAATAATAGATACCACATCTGCAACTTTAATAGGAAGAATTTGTAAATAA
- a CDS encoding ferritin: MLSEKIQTELVKQLNRESESSQLYLSMASWVEKKGYEGICEFLYDHSNEERIHMLKLIRYINKRGGNVILNKISIHNITYISLKELFKNLFEHEKEISKEINFLVEISLQEKDYFTYNFLQWYIKEQIEEEALSKMILDKIDLIGEDKGGLYLFDKDIKTFHKKNKNCNCG; the protein is encoded by the coding sequence ATGCTCAGTGAAAAAATACAAACAGAGTTAGTAAAACAGTTAAATAGAGAATCAGAATCTTCTCAATTATATTTATCTATGGCATCTTGGGTTGAAAAAAAAGGTTATGAGGGTATATGTGAGTTTTTATATGATCATTCTAATGAAGAAAGAATACATATGTTAAAGTTAATTAGGTACATTAATAAAAGAGGTGGGAATGTTATTTTAAACAAAATATCAATTCATAATATAACATATATTTCTCTTAAAGAACTATTTAAAAACCTATTTGAACATGAAAAAGAAATCTCTAAGGAGATAAATTTTTTAGTAGAAATCTCTTTGCAAGAGAAAGATTATTTTACATATAATTTTTTGCAGTGGTATATTAAAGAACAAATAGAAGAAGAAGCTTTAAGTAAAATGATTTTAGACAAAATAGATTTAATAGGAGAAGATAAAGGAGGATTGTATTTATTTGATAAAGATATCAAAACTTTTCATAAAAAAAATAAAAATTGTAATTGTGGTTAG
- the fsa gene encoding fructose-6-phosphate aldolase, with translation MKFFIDTANLKEIDEARSLGVLDGVTTNPSLISKESVSNKKEIHQHYISICKRLKNNENVSAEVISTNYTDMIQEGEELAFLHPKIVVKIPMIKDGIKAIKYFYNKKIKTNCTLIFSTGQALLAAKAGASYVSPFIGRLDDVSYNGLNLIREIKNVYENYDIKTKILAASIRHSLHIIECSKIGVYAVTSPINVIYSLLNHPLTDIGLEKFIKDFNKKIK, from the coding sequence ATGAAATTTTTTATAGACACAGCTAATTTAAAAGAAATTGATGAGGCTAGATCATTAGGTGTGTTGGATGGTGTAACAACAAATCCATCTTTAATATCAAAAGAATCAGTTTCTAATAAAAAAGAAATTCATCAACATTATATATCCATATGCAAACGGTTAAAAAATAATGAAAATGTGAGTGCTGAAGTTATCAGTACTAATTATACTGACATGATTCAAGAGGGGGAAGAACTTGCTTTTCTTCATCCCAAAATTGTAGTAAAAATCCCTATGATAAAAGACGGAATCAAAGCTATTAAATATTTTTATAACAAAAAAATTAAAACTAATTGCACCCTTATTTTTTCTACAGGACAAGCTCTTTTAGCGGCTAAAGCTGGAGCTAGTTACGTTTCTCCATTTATTGGAAGATTAGATGATGTATCTTATAATGGATTAAATTTAATACGAGAAATAAAAAATGTATATGAAAATTATGATATTAAGACGAAAATATTAGCTGCTTCTATACGACATTCTTTACATATCATAGAATGTTCTAAAATTGGTGTGTATGCTGTCACTTCTCCTATAAATGTTATTTATTCTTTATTAAATCATCCATTAACTGATATAGGATTAGAAAAATTTATAAAAGATTTTAATAAGAAAATTAAATAA